The following proteins are co-located in the Ignavibacteriales bacterium genome:
- a CDS encoding APC family permease encodes MAKDISLYMPFVGNIFPFNDIGPKFVAILSIIFLTIVNYIGVMFGGVVQTVVTYIKIISIVALALLLLIFGSGNLANLVTDSQLSNNGQNIFIMIELALSGAFWAYDGWNNVTFISGEIKKSSDQCTQSAANRNLDCDVHLRSNQCSLPVHSSDR; translated from the coding sequence TTGGCTAAAGATATTTCACTTTATATGCCCTTCGTCGGAAATATTTTTCCCTTCAATGATATAGGACCAAAGTTCGTTGCAATTCTAAGCATAATATTTTTAACAATTGTAAATTACATCGGAGTGATGTTTGGTGGAGTGGTTCAAACCGTAGTAACTTATATTAAAATCATTTCTATCGTTGCACTTGCATTACTGCTCCTCATATTTGGCTCGGGCAATCTTGCAAATCTTGTTACTGATTCTCAACTCTCTAACAACGGACAAAACATTTTCATTATGATTGAACTCGCACTCTCTGGCGCGTTCTGGGCTTACGACGGTTGGAACAATGTTACATTCATTTCAGGTGAAATTAAAAAATCCTCAGATCAATGTACCCAAAGCGCTGCTAACAGGAACCTTGATTGTGATGTTCACTTACGTTCTAATCAATGCAGCTTACCTGTACATTCTTCCGATAGATGA
- a CDS encoding cation:dicarboxylase symporter family transporter, which translates to MRRVQTIGFSTSSSAATLPVNIECCHENLGISKSITSFVLPLGATINMDGTALYQGVAAVFIAQVFGIDLSFTQQLAIVFTATLASIGTAPVPGVGIIMLIIILKAVGIPEEGIALIIGIDRILDMCRTVTNVTGDAMVAAVIAASEKEEIKVDLSEA; encoded by the coding sequence ATCAGAAGAGTTCAAACGATTGGGTTCAGCACTAGTTCATCTGCGGCAACTTTGCCTGTAAACATTGAGTGCTGCCATGAAAATTTGGGGATATCCAAATCAATAACAAGTTTCGTTTTGCCTCTTGGTGCTACAATTAATATGGACGGCACTGCTCTTTATCAGGGGGTGGCAGCAGTATTTATTGCACAGGTTTTTGGAATTGATTTAAGTTTTACTCAACAGCTTGCAATTGTATTTACTGCAACTCTTGCATCAATCGGAACCGCACCTGTGCCGGGAGTAGGAATTATTATGTTAATTATTATTTTAAAGGCAGTTGGAATTCCTGAAGAAGGAATTGCATTGATAATTGGAATTGACAGAATACTTGATATGTGCCGCACGGTAACTAATGTAACCGGCGATGCAATGGTAGCTGCAGTTATTGCTGCTTCGGAAAAAGAAGAAATAAAAGTTGATTTGAGTGAAGCTTAA
- a CDS encoding cation:dicarboxylase symporter family transporter: MKFKLPKLHNQIIAALILGAVFGSIFNIKKDVLVIEYIKDKKTVTEKIEKWQNFILVNPAESDSLYFDSKQQLLIINSSRKISESNQKSEAIVSSFIADQKLIPSKHFYNITSIGKETTIPSDIKWIGDIFIRLLNMIAVPLVLASLVVGAASLGDIKKFARIGGKTISLYIFTTALAISIGLVLANVIQPGTRMPADTKTSLLSVYGEEAQSKMNLQGNFSLIDQVVNLVPKNPITALANSEMIQIVFFAVFLGLVFKSDQ; the protein is encoded by the coding sequence ATGAAATTTAAATTGCCCAAACTTCACAACCAGATAATCGCTGCGCTGATTCTTGGGGCTGTGTTCGGTTCGATATTTAATATTAAAAAGGATGTGCTTGTTATTGAGTACATAAAAGATAAAAAAACCGTCACTGAAAAAATTGAGAAGTGGCAGAATTTTATTTTGGTGAATCCCGCAGAATCGGATTCTCTCTATTTCGATTCTAAGCAGCAGCTTTTGATTATAAATTCTTCACGTAAAATTTCAGAATCAAATCAAAAATCAGAAGCGATAGTTTCATCCTTTATCGCTGATCAGAAATTAATTCCTTCGAAGCATTTTTATAACATCACTTCTATCGGTAAAGAGACCACGATTCCATCAGACATCAAATGGATTGGTGATATTTTTATTCGTCTATTAAATATGATTGCCGTTCCGCTTGTGCTTGCTTCGCTTGTTGTGGGTGCTGCAAGTCTTGGAGACATAAAAAAGTTTGCACGAATCGGCGGAAAAACAATTTCACTATATATTTTTACCACCGCCCTTGCAATTTCCATCGGATTAGTTTTAGCAAATGTAATTCAACCCGGTACGCGAATGCCTGCCGACACGAAAACATCTTTGCTTTCTGTTTATGGTGAAGAAGCACAAAGTAAAATGAATCTTCAAGGGAATTTCAGTTTAATAGATCAAGTTGTAAATCTCGTTCCGAAAAACCCAATTACTGCATTAGCAAACAGTGAAATGATTCAGATAGTTTTCTTTGCTGTTTTTCTCGGTTTGGTTTTTAAGTCTGATCAGTAA
- a CDS encoding N-6 DNA methylase, with the protein MHNKTFTELFSGVHFIGKKKNETNERELTSKLSEWFNDHINRNKFPFKATNEAPAKYDSTTYFGDIVLWINRESRQTFSYIEIKPPFAAKENLETLRKKALSYSVKYCFTWDFQNFNAYELKDNNLVFHASEPTPVMKDINDWLRGDVQSFIKKYISSICDEIINLNQTGKFRKFIPDKVYFVNYIRETVNKLVPQFENHYTDLSKDKSKRSNLIAYGREQGIAYNEPIDYYRLSARQSVYNLITKIIFYLTVRRYFDDLPDLYANDIHDLEKYLRVAFAKAQEKDWQAVFEESEIENFGIPKSCYENLKDFFIEMKVYHFGELPEDVIGELFEEIIEPDKRHSLGQYFTNENLVDFILGFVIDSEKSFFADTTCGSGTFLIRIYDRLKYLSKKINHNELLNRIWGFDIAKFPAELATINLFRQDVSNFENFPRVRRTDIFKVNKGDEYDFPPPSENKAFKKIKIQLPEFNAIVGNFPFIRQELIEKEVKGYKLELTKVLAKDYFLTYPKLFETNNVNQTNIEHLKKLTPEQLTKEINRYVEKGFIELKLSGQADIYTYIFIHTATLLSEKGQFAVITSNSWLDVSYGSVLKEFFLDNFKVKAVIASWAEPWFDDAAVNTIVTILEKESNKKNVKKT; encoded by the coding sequence TTGCACAACAAAACTTTCACTGAATTATTCTCAGGAGTGCATTTCATTGGCAAAAAGAAAAACGAAACTAACGAACGTGAGCTAACAAGCAAACTTTCCGAATGGTTTAATGATCACATTAATCGTAATAAATTTCCATTTAAAGCCACCAATGAAGCACCGGCAAAATATGATTCTACCACTTATTTCGGCGATATTGTTTTATGGATAAATAGGGAATCACGACAAACATTTTCATACATTGAAATCAAACCTCCATTCGCAGCCAAAGAAAATCTTGAAACACTTAGAAAGAAAGCCCTTAGTTACAGTGTTAAGTATTGTTTCACCTGGGATTTTCAAAACTTTAATGCTTATGAACTAAAAGACAATAATCTAGTTTTCCATGCCAGTGAACCTACACCGGTAATGAAGGATATAAATGATTGGTTGCGTGGTGATGTTCAGTCTTTTATCAAGAAATACATAAGCAGCATTTGCGATGAAATTATAAATCTCAATCAAACTGGTAAATTCAGAAAGTTCATTCCGGATAAAGTTTATTTTGTCAATTACATTAGGGAAACTGTTAACAAACTCGTTCCTCAATTTGAAAATCATTATACAGATCTTTCAAAAGATAAATCAAAACGATCTAATTTAATTGCTTACGGCAGAGAACAGGGCATCGCATATAATGAGCCAATCGATTATTACAGACTAAGTGCTCGTCAAAGCGTTTATAATCTTATAACGAAGATAATTTTTTATCTAACTGTCAGAAGATACTTTGACGATTTACCTGATCTCTACGCAAACGATATACACGATCTCGAAAAATATTTAAGAGTTGCTTTTGCCAAAGCACAGGAAAAAGATTGGCAGGCTGTTTTTGAGGAATCCGAAATAGAAAATTTCGGTATTCCAAAATCCTGTTACGAAAATCTTAAAGACTTCTTTATCGAGATGAAAGTCTATCATTTCGGAGAATTACCTGAAGATGTAATCGGAGAATTATTTGAAGAGATAATCGAACCAGACAAACGCCATTCACTCGGACAATATTTTACAAATGAAAATCTTGTGGATTTTATCCTTGGTTTTGTTATCGATAGCGAAAAGTCTTTTTTTGCGGACACTACTTGCGGCTCAGGCACTTTCCTAATTCGAATCTATGACAGACTTAAGTATCTTTCGAAAAAGATTAATCATAACGAACTGCTTAATAGAATTTGGGGTTTTGATATAGCAAAGTTTCCTGCTGAACTTGCAACTATTAATTTATTCAGACAGGATGTTTCTAACTTTGAAAATTTTCCACGAGTAAGACGAACAGATATTTTTAAAGTGAATAAAGGTGATGAATACGATTTCCCGCCGCCTTCAGAAAATAAAGCCTTTAAGAAAATTAAAATTCAACTGCCCGAGTTCAATGCTATTGTTGGTAATTTCCCTTTCATCAGACAAGAACTCATAGAAAAAGAAGTCAAAGGATATAAGCTTGAGCTAACAAAAGTTTTGGCAAAAGATTATTTTCTTACTTATCCTAAACTCTTTGAAACTAATAACGTAAATCAAACAAACATAGAACATCTAAAAAAACTTACACCCGAACAGTTAACCAAAGAAATAAACCGTTATGTTGAAAAAGGATTTATTGAGCTAAAACTTTCTGGGCAAGCAGATATTTACACTTACATATTTATTCACACAGCTACATTGCTTTCAGAAAAAGGACAGTTCGCAGTTATCACTTCAAATTCCTGGCTTGATGTTTCTTATGGTTCGGTTCTCAAAGAATTCTTTTTAGATAATTTCAAAGTAAAGGCTGTAATTGCTTCTTGGGCTGAGCCCTGGTTTGATGATGCCGCTGTAAATACTATTGTTACTATTCTTGAAAAAGAAAGCAATAAAAAGAACGTGAAAAAAACATAA
- a CDS encoding SDR family oxidoreductase, producing MKKILLIFGAEGALGKGVSSSLIKKDYDKIYLFDFKRTSTFSNNKIEFRIISDLSIEQNAASAFEGIQPDKNSLFFLFSTIGGFTGGKNLWETSSEEWQKMINMNLIANYNLAKYFSLLVKKSAGGSICFTSAFTGLTAETKKSIYGVSKAALIHLVKTLALEGKEINLSVNSIAPFIIDTPANREWMQDANFGNWVKPDEAGNFINSLFENFNFVSGNNIILPHRFDIIRK from the coding sequence ATGAAAAAAATACTTTTAATATTTGGAGCCGAAGGCGCTTTGGGAAAAGGTGTCAGCAGTAGTCTAATTAAAAAAGATTACGACAAGATTTATTTATTTGATTTCAAAAGGACTTCAACGTTTTCTAATAATAAAATTGAATTCAGAATTATTTCGGATTTGTCTATCGAACAGAATGCAGCATCGGCTTTCGAAGGGATTCAGCCTGATAAAAATTCTTTATTTTTTCTTTTCAGTACAATTGGCGGATTTACAGGAGGAAAAAATCTTTGGGAAACCTCGAGCGAGGAATGGCAAAAAATGATAAACATGAATTTGATCGCCAATTACAATCTTGCAAAATATTTTTCTTTATTGGTTAAAAAATCTGCCGGCGGTTCAATATGTTTTACATCTGCTTTTACGGGACTAACTGCAGAAACTAAAAAATCAATTTATGGAGTTTCAAAAGCTGCGTTAATCCATTTAGTAAAAACATTGGCGCTAGAAGGGAAAGAAATTAATTTGAGTGTAAATTCTATTGCGCCTTTTATTATAGATACTCCTGCAAATCGTGAATGGATGCAGGATGCAAATTTCGGAAATTGGGTAAAACCCGATGAAGCAGGAAATTTTATAAACAGTCTTTTTGAGAATTTTAACTTCGTAAGCGGGAATAACATCATTTTACCACACCGATTTGATATAATTAGAAAATAA
- a CDS encoding SocA family protein — protein sequence MKEIILKRILWNDKEIPNELSGYTFPSFEKFANMVLFLLEKNKNTFKVKMNKLLFYCDFLHFKRYGYSITGYKYQAIQMGPVPFRYDAIYDILTQENIIDFVIEEINNTPVEKPLAIKGFDEKLFKENELNVMTEVYSRFKDVSTDKLIEISHNEKGWVEENKKKGMISYQKYGYELSIS from the coding sequence ATGAAGGAAATTATTTTAAAAAGAATTTTATGGAATGATAAGGAGATACCAAATGAGCTGAGCGGTTATACTTTCCCTTCATTTGAAAAGTTTGCAAATATGGTTTTGTTTTTACTAGAAAAGAATAAAAACACTTTTAAAGTGAAAATGAACAAGCTACTTTTTTATTGTGACTTTTTGCATTTCAAAAGATATGGATATTCGATTACCGGTTATAAATACCAGGCAATACAGATGGGACCCGTACCTTTTCGTTATGATGCAATTTATGATATTCTAACGCAAGAAAATATTATTGATTTTGTTATAGAAGAAATTAATAATACACCAGTTGAGAAACCGTTGGCAATAAAAGGTTTTGACGAAAAGTTATTTAAAGAAAATGAGCTAAATGTTATGACTGAAGTTTATTCAAGGTTTAAAGATGTAAGTACTGATAAATTAATTGAGATAAGTCATAACGAAAAAGGGTGGGTGGAGGAGAATAAGAAAAAAGGAATGATAAGTTATCAGAAGTATGGTTACGAGTTAAGTATTAGTTAA
- a CDS encoding cation:dicarboxylase symporter family transporter: MIKMVDIIMLIAPLGVFALISATISEFGFDILQTLFWYAVTVLLGLLIQTFGVYALFIKFFSKFNVSTFLRGSEEFKRLGSALVHLRQLCL, encoded by the coding sequence ATGATCAAAATGGTTGACATCATTATGCTGATTGCACCGCTTGGAGTTTTCGCTTTAATCTCTGCAACAATCAGCGAGTTTGGTTTTGATATACTGCAAACTTTATTCTGGTATGCTGTAACTGTTTTACTTGGATTGTTAATTCAGACATTCGGTGTTTATGCTTTGTTCATAAAGTTTTTCAGCAAGTTTAACGTGAGTACTTTTTTAAGGGGATCAGAAGAGTTCAAACGATTGGGTTCAGCACTAGTTCATCTGCGGCAACTTTGCCTGTAA
- a CDS encoding toxin, which yields MDKEDVIKFLNDFKAKRSVFGIIYRDDRGKNLQALADLEITALQRTEFIEKLEVENYSSGPHKNTLYPKRPDYWEFGLKIKDKVVYIKVEMGLPNTQVICISFHAAEHDLKYPFK from the coding sequence GTGGATAAAGAAGATGTAATAAAATTCTTAAACGACTTTAAAGCTAAGCGGAGTGTTTTCGGGATTATTTACCGGGATGATAGGGGAAAGAATCTGCAAGCTCTTGCTGATCTTGAAATTACCGCACTACAAAGAACAGAGTTTATAGAAAAATTAGAAGTTGAAAATTACTCATCCGGACCACACAAGAATACCTTATATCCAAAACGTCCCGATTACTGGGAATTTGGTTTGAAGATAAAAGATAAAGTTGTTTATATAAAAGTAGAAATGGGCTTACCTAATACTCAGGTAATTTGTATTTCATTTCATGCTGCAGAACATGATTTGAAATACCCATTTAAATAA
- a CDS encoding DUF2188 domain-containing protein — translation MLKSQGGGELTTKGFDGKTHSKDSIRVPATYHVYRDVDGKWSVKKTGSSRAIKSFENRQDSIQFAKKLSKEEGDDLVIHSQNGRILSKDSFSVLPDSQPPKEREH, via the coding sequence ATGTTAAAAAGCCAAGGTGGAGGTGAACTTACTACAAAAGGGTTTGATGGTAAAACACATAGTAAAGATTCAATACGTGTACCAGCAACTTATCATGTTTATCGTGATGTTGATGGAAAATGGTCAGTTAAAAAAACAGGATCTAGCAGGGCAATAAAATCTTTTGAAAACCGACAAGACTCTATTCAATTTGCAAAGAAATTAAGTAAAGAGGAAGGTGATGATTTAGTCATACACTCACAAAATGGACGTATTTTGTCAAAAGATAGTTTTAGTGTGCTTCCTGATTCACAGCCACCGAAGGAGAGGGAACATTAA